The following proteins are co-located in the Flammeovirga kamogawensis genome:
- a CDS encoding Crp/Fnr family transcriptional regulator — protein MDFIRNYFNAISPISTETWLEIAPLFEKRELQKNDFFIKEHIKATEIGFLEKGCVRAFFTNKEAKEYNKQFFIAPSLIGAYTSLLTGKINKIPQQALTECTLWVVNFKALEKRYSQYHDLERLGRKIAEYYFLEKEEKELEMALKDATQRYLIFSKKFPNLDQKIPQYHIASYLGISATQLSRLRNKLSKNIK, from the coding sequence ATGGATTTTATTAGAAATTATTTTAATGCGATCTCTCCTATTTCTACAGAAACATGGCTAGAAATTGCACCTTTGTTTGAAAAAAGGGAGCTACAGAAAAATGATTTCTTTATTAAAGAACACATAAAAGCAACAGAAATAGGTTTCTTAGAAAAGGGATGTGTAAGAGCTTTTTTTACAAATAAAGAAGCGAAAGAATACAATAAACAATTTTTTATTGCTCCCTCTTTAATTGGTGCATATACCTCTCTATTAACTGGAAAAATTAATAAAATCCCTCAACAAGCGCTCACTGAATGTACTCTTTGGGTAGTTAATTTTAAAGCTTTAGAAAAGCGATACAGTCAATACCATGACCTAGAACGTTTAGGTAGAAAAATAGCAGAATATTATTTCTTAGAAAAAGAAGAAAAAGAATTAGAAATGGCTTTAAAAGATGCTACACAGAGGTATTTAATTTTTAGTAAAAAATTCCCAAATTTAGATCAGAAAATACCTCAATATCATATAGCATCTTATCTTGGAATTTCTGCTACACAGCTAAGTCGTTTAAGAAATAAGCTTTCAAAAAATATAAAATAG
- a CDS encoding DUF1801 domain-containing protein yields MDNSDHYYLSKEEPIQGCILALKEIIMRQDNEVIHAIKWGIPSFTYKGKNFCFISIDKKTKWPYLLFHEGLLLHHPELEQKDRKLMKSFSVNPEKDLPLETIELLINSALELYKSGKVKTKNK; encoded by the coding sequence ATGGACAATTCAGATCACTATTACTTATCTAAAGAGGAACCAATACAAGGCTGTATTTTAGCTTTGAAAGAAATTATTATGAGACAAGATAATGAGGTTATTCATGCTATTAAGTGGGGGATCCCAAGCTTTACTTATAAAGGGAAAAACTTTTGTTTTATTAGTATTGATAAAAAAACGAAGTGGCCTTATTTACTATTTCATGAAGGGTTGCTATTACATCATCCAGAGTTAGAACAGAAAGATAGAAAATTGATGAAATCGTTTAGTGTTAATCCAGAAAAAGATCTCCCTTTAGAGACTATAGAACTGTTAATAAATAGTGCTTTGGAATTATATAAAAGCGGAAAAGTGAAAACTAAAAATAAATAA
- a CDS encoding ABC-F family ATP-binding cassette domain-containing protein, producing MLSIQELSYLHPNKDVLFQHLNCTINTSAKVALIGNNGSGKSTLLKIISGELLPSSGTLKVENLPYYVPQIFGQFNHLTIAQSLKIENKLNALSQILNGDISEENYAILNDDWTIEERCKEALEYWQLFDLDLSQKLSSLSGGQKTKVFLAGILIHQPSFFILDEPSNHMDSTGRKLLYTFIEKSKSTIIVVSHDRKLLNLIDTTYELSPSGISIYGGNYDFYKSQKEIEKNALNSSIQNTEKALRKAKEKERETRERKEKVDARGKKKQIKSGVPKVMMNKMKNDAENSSSKLSGVHQDKIGGISKDLHALRSNVSSIDKMKFGFNKSTLHKGKLIFNAININIKYNKKYLWKEDLTIEINSGERIAIKGNNGTGKTTLIKLILGSLSPENGTFKRAENKSVYIDQDYSLIDSSLTVYEQVQKHNSSALLEHEVKVRLNRFLFPKEEWDKPCSALSGGERMRLMLCCLTVNTTSPDIIILDEPTNNLDIQNIEILTAAILEYQGTLLVVSHDDYFLEKINIERTIELK from the coding sequence ATGCTTAGTATACAAGAACTCTCCTATTTACATCCCAATAAAGATGTATTATTTCAGCATTTAAATTGCACTATAAATACATCAGCAAAAGTTGCTTTAATTGGTAATAATGGTAGTGGAAAATCTACCCTTTTAAAAATAATTTCTGGGGAATTACTTCCATCAAGTGGAACGTTAAAAGTAGAAAATCTGCCCTATTACGTTCCTCAAATATTCGGACAATTCAACCATCTTACAATTGCTCAATCACTAAAAATAGAGAATAAATTAAATGCCTTATCTCAAATTTTAAATGGAGATATATCTGAAGAAAATTATGCTATTTTAAACGATGATTGGACAATAGAAGAACGCTGTAAAGAGGCGTTAGAATATTGGCAATTATTTGATTTAGATTTATCGCAAAAATTATCTTCACTTAGTGGTGGCCAAAAAACTAAAGTTTTCCTTGCTGGTATTTTAATTCATCAACCCTCATTTTTCATTCTTGACGAGCCCAGTAATCACATGGATAGTACTGGTAGAAAACTACTCTACACTTTTATCGAAAAAAGTAAAAGTACAATTATTGTGGTAAGTCATGATCGAAAATTACTCAATTTAATTGATACAACTTATGAACTTTCTCCAAGTGGAATTTCTATTTATGGAGGAAATTATGATTTTTATAAATCACAAAAAGAAATAGAAAAAAATGCCTTAAATTCTAGTATTCAGAATACAGAAAAGGCACTTCGAAAAGCCAAAGAGAAAGAACGAGAAACAAGAGAAAGAAAAGAAAAAGTTGATGCTAGAGGCAAAAAGAAACAAATCAAATCTGGAGTACCAAAAGTAATGATGAATAAAATGAAGAATGATGCTGAAAATAGTTCTTCAAAACTTAGCGGTGTACATCAAGACAAGATTGGTGGTATATCAAAAGATTTACACGCTTTAAGAAGTAATGTTTCTAGTATCGATAAAATGAAATTTGGTTTTAATAAATCCACATTACATAAAGGTAAATTGATTTTTAATGCTATAAATATCAATATAAAATATAATAAAAAGTACCTCTGGAAAGAGGATTTAACAATAGAAATAAATAGTGGAGAACGTATTGCTATAAAAGGAAATAATGGAACAGGAAAAACTACTTTAATTAAATTAATTTTAGGTAGCCTTAGTCCTGAGAATGGAACATTTAAAAGAGCTGAAAATAAGTCAGTATATATAGATCAAGATTATTCCTTAATAGATTCTTCACTCACTGTTTATGAGCAAGTACAAAAACACAATTCATCCGCCTTATTGGAACATGAGGTTAAGGTTAGATTGAATAGGTTCTTATTTCCTAAAGAAGAATGGGATAAACCATGTAGTGCACTAAGCGGAGGAGAAAGAATGCGATTAATGTTATGTTGTTTAACCGTTAATACGACTTCTCCTGATATAATTATACTCGATGAACCTACCAATAATCTTGACATTCAGAATATAGAAATTTTAACTGCTGCTATTCTCGAATATCAAGGAACATTATTGGTGGTTTCACATGACGATTACTTTTTAGAAAAAATTAATATTGAACGTACTATTGAATTGAAGTAA
- a CDS encoding T9SS type A sorting domain-containing protein, with protein MKRTNTIYTITLFLVLISGIFQHSNAQVEADFYEEKINNVNITVDLVADYGVNNSDTKDDSPLLQKAIDDITNAGKRGKIFLKKGTYYLSNIELKSNIHLVIEENAVIIPQDPGNDKNYKVFTFGGNRATVGSISIRSTNKKFIVDLSKVRNPNIAVITLLNVDNFYISGMKVIDNDTKFSAITFGYSAFENNYYKPRNGVVKNCHISNAHYGYGLVQSQAAKNVFFKNISGSGGVTLRLETGYSKMNELQVGGNFDIYGKKISSKNGNATVMISPHAIKNGHVEIDDITAVNSGFAVRIGNGYTTKEQAALGLKPGYFASTSKVTNIKATYGETAQVKSKHFKYMPCAERALIANDFNPDGESYTAPAIAPVLNAAEGSGQGYYNVTIQNVSGSGFKNLSKNILLEKDSDTCTGTSNTRIKNEETVVDQITVYPNPSKGKVYIKNLGDNTINSVVIRNSNGQIIEQAVHSTSLIDLSKYNSGIYFIRINNETHKVIIE; from the coding sequence ATGAAAAGAACAAATACTATCTACACAATTACGCTATTTTTAGTACTTATTAGCGGAATTTTTCAGCACAGTAATGCACAAGTAGAAGCTGATTTCTATGAGGAAAAGATAAATAATGTCAACATAACAGTAGATTTAGTAGCTGATTATGGCGTAAATAACTCAGATACAAAAGATGACAGTCCGTTACTTCAAAAAGCAATTGATGATATTACTAACGCAGGTAAAAGAGGTAAAATCTTTCTTAAAAAAGGAACCTATTACCTCAGTAATATTGAATTGAAATCTAATATACACTTAGTAATAGAAGAAAATGCTGTTATTATTCCGCAAGATCCTGGAAATGACAAAAACTACAAAGTATTTACTTTTGGAGGTAATAGAGCTACTGTTGGAAGTATAAGTATAAGAAGTACTAACAAAAAGTTTATTGTTGATTTAAGTAAAGTGAGAAACCCTAACATTGCCGTTATTACACTCCTAAATGTGGATAACTTTTACATTTCTGGCATGAAAGTAATTGACAATGATACTAAATTTTCTGCAATAACTTTTGGGTATTCTGCTTTTGAAAACAACTACTACAAGCCTAGAAATGGAGTAGTAAAAAACTGTCATATTAGTAATGCACATTATGGATATGGACTTGTTCAGTCACAAGCGGCAAAAAATGTTTTCTTCAAAAATATTAGTGGCTCTGGTGGCGTTACTTTACGTTTAGAGACTGGTTACAGCAAAATGAATGAGTTGCAAGTGGGTGGTAACTTTGATATCTACGGTAAAAAAATATCTTCTAAAAATGGAAATGCTACAGTAATGATTTCCCCTCATGCTATTAAGAATGGACATGTAGAAATAGATGATATAACTGCTGTGAATTCTGGTTTTGCTGTTAGAATTGGTAATGGATACACCACAAAAGAACAAGCTGCTTTAGGCTTAAAACCAGGATATTTTGCAAGTACATCTAAGGTTACAAATATAAAAGCAACATATGGTGAAACAGCACAGGTTAAATCCAAACACTTTAAATACATGCCTTGTGCAGAAAGAGCTTTAATAGCCAATGATTTTAACCCAGATGGAGAATCTTATACTGCACCTGCAATTGCTCCTGTATTAAATGCTGCAGAAGGCAGCGGTCAAGGGTATTATAATGTAACTATTCAAAATGTTAGTGGAAGTGGCTTTAAGAATTTATCTAAAAATATTCTTTTGGAAAAAGATAGTGATACATGTACAGGAACTAGTAATACTAGAATTAAAAATGAAGAAACTGTAGTCGACCAAATAACTGTTTACCCTAATCCATCAAAAGGTAAAGTCTACATTAAAAACTTAGGCGATAATACTATTAACTCTGTTGTTATTAGAAATAGTAACGGACAAATAATAGAACAAGCAGTTCATTCGACTTCACTAATAGATTTATCGAAGTATAATTCGGGTATTTATTTTATCCGAATTAATAACGAAACACACAAAGTTATAATTGAGTAA
- a CDS encoding glycosyl hydrolase family 28-related protein — translation MKRIERLLNTKKALSFLVVLLCSTTSIFAQKEANFYNDKSKEVSKKVDLVKDYRTNNSDKNDDSPKLQKAINDMTSLKQGGEIFIPKGTYYFKNIELKSNVHLVIDEHATIIPTPTNDNKNYKVFLFGGKKGTIKNVSIRSTKNMFIVDLQNVVNKNVAVITLTNVENFLITGIKVLDNNTRFSAITLGFAEYKNQYYKPTNGIIKNCTITKAHYGYGLVQSQASEHVYYENLSGEGGVTLRLETGYKKMNKLKVGGNFDVYAKNISSRNANATLMISPHTIPNGYFEVDGVTAINSGFAVRIGKGYTTKDQKKAGLTPGTYDNKSKISNVKATYGKTAQVKSKHFKYMPCKERVLIASSFNPDGESYTAPSISPIVNAAKGSGAGYFNVEITNVSGTGFLNLDKDILIESDAIKTCPDGNKMK, via the coding sequence ATGAAACGTATTGAAAGATTACTTAACACAAAAAAAGCACTATCATTTTTGGTAGTATTACTGTGCTCAACAACTTCTATTTTTGCTCAAAAAGAAGCGAATTTTTACAATGACAAGAGTAAAGAAGTCAGTAAAAAAGTTGATTTAGTAAAGGACTATCGAACAAATAATTCTGATAAAAATGACGATAGTCCAAAATTACAAAAAGCAATAAATGACATGACATCTTTGAAACAAGGTGGTGAAATATTTATTCCAAAAGGTACATATTACTTTAAAAATATTGAACTAAAATCTAATGTTCATTTAGTTATTGATGAACACGCTACAATTATACCTACTCCAACAAATGATAATAAAAACTATAAAGTCTTTTTATTTGGAGGAAAGAAAGGAACTATAAAAAATGTAAGTATCCGTAGTACGAAAAACATGTTTATAGTTGATTTACAAAATGTAGTGAATAAAAATGTTGCCGTAATAACATTAACCAATGTTGAAAACTTTTTAATTACAGGCATTAAAGTATTGGATAATAACACAAGATTTTCTGCTATCACTTTAGGCTTTGCTGAATACAAAAACCAGTACTATAAGCCAACAAATGGTATAATTAAAAACTGTACAATTACTAAGGCACATTATGGCTACGGGCTTGTTCAGTCTCAAGCATCAGAACATGTATACTACGAAAACTTGAGCGGAGAAGGGGGCGTAACATTGCGTCTAGAAACAGGTTATAAGAAAATGAACAAGCTGAAAGTTGGTGGTAATTTTGATGTTTATGCAAAAAATATTTCTTCTAGAAATGCAAATGCTACCTTAATGATCTCTCCTCATACCATACCAAATGGCTATTTTGAGGTTGATGGTGTTACTGCTATTAATTCTGGTTTTGCTGTAAGAATTGGAAAAGGATATACAACAAAAGATCAGAAAAAAGCAGGTTTAACCCCTGGAACATATGATAATAAATCGAAAATTTCGAATGTAAAAGCTACTTATGGTAAAACAGCACAAGTTAAGAGCAAGCATTTTAAATACATGCCTTGCAAAGAGAGAGTATTAATCGCTTCATCATTTAATCCCGACGGAGAAAGTTATACAGCACCTTCTATCTCTCCTATTGTAAATGCTGCTAAAGGAAGCGGTGCTGGTTATTTTAATGTGGAAATTACGAATGTTTCAGGAACAGGCTTTTTAAATTTAGATAAAGACATTTTAATAGAATCAGATGCTATTAAAACATGCCCTGATGGTAACAAAATGAAATAA
- a CDS encoding TerB family tellurite resistance protein gives MKNTEKLYETLGELLYAIAKADGLIQDEERDALNELLKNHSWASEIRWSFNYEENQNATVEETYNKVINYCHSYGPTAEYEEFIDAMKFIANASNGIDEDESKIINSFSKDLIERFQRDLNLQTI, from the coding sequence ATGAAAAACACAGAAAAACTATACGAAACTCTTGGTGAACTACTATATGCGATAGCTAAAGCCGATGGATTAATTCAAGATGAGGAAAGAGATGCTTTAAATGAGCTTCTAAAAAATCACTCTTGGGCATCAGAAATTAGGTGGTCTTTTAATTACGAAGAAAATCAAAATGCTACTGTAGAAGAGACCTATAACAAGGTTATTAATTATTGCCACAGTTATGGGCCTACAGCAGAATATGAAGAGTTTATTGATGCCATGAAATTTATTGCGAATGCCTCCAATGGAATTGACGAAGATGAATCTAAGATTATCAACTCTTTTTCTAAGGATTTAATTGAAAGGTTTCAAAGAGATTTAAATCTTCAAACAATTTAG
- a CDS encoding DUF4920 domain-containing protein: MKLLSTILLCILFISCSEKKEVSMYGASFDIENAVASKTIITQLASRDTIAIKVKGQIDGVCQKKGCWLTMPMEDGTELFVKFKDYKFFVPMDSEGKDVILEGVAKKEVIDVATLKHYAEDAGKTPEEVAKITNPEVKYTFMANGVAVVEQL; encoded by the coding sequence ATGAAATTATTATCAACAATCTTACTTTGCATTCTTTTTATCTCCTGTTCAGAAAAAAAAGAAGTTTCTATGTATGGAGCATCTTTTGATATTGAAAATGCTGTAGCATCAAAAACTATAATAACACAATTAGCGAGTAGAGATACAATTGCTATAAAAGTAAAAGGGCAAATTGATGGTGTTTGTCAGAAAAAAGGATGTTGGTTAACAATGCCGATGGAAGATGGAACAGAACTATTTGTGAAATTTAAAGATTACAAGTTTTTTGTACCAATGGATTCAGAAGGTAAAGATGTAATTTTAGAAGGTGTAGCTAAAAAAGAAGTGATTGATGTTGCTACTTTGAAGCATTATGCTGAAGATGCGGGTAAAACACCAGAAGAGGTAGCTAAAATTACAAACCCAGAAGTGAAATATACATTTATGGCGAATGGCGTTGCTGTTGTAGAGCAATTATAA
- a CDS encoding T9SS type A sorting domain-containing protein, producing MKEMKDLLQLSSTFTLCVKYIFCLILFIVNISEAQIPSGFQWEQEFLVDFGNVTQSSGNWNNITLDNTPQTISNSSGTASLYSLEMTEGFFGNNGALSDASLSIGLGNLAENTATSDYVYSGISNGVEIIFSNLDPDKYYRLNIFATRDASDTRTTEFTFSGATSSVGSLQTSGAGIGGSSHTDGNLSLYNTDAIQPDASGNITLAGKYTTGVFTYLGAARLVEYSAISPSSSFLIDFGTTEIVGTDANGNTWNTSNYSNDPINNLLKSDGSSTTYQMNVTSGWGLGSTSGLSDASLGNDLAELGINNATSDYAIRTSGDITIDFTNLDTSKAYRFKIFGSRNVAADNSTEITISGASSTNGQFQSSSTSTIGTTGYLNGNLDVYTTDYIFPDNGNTITLTAAIVSGQININAIKLEEYSAETSEQDFLVDFGDLEETSSPDVNNNYWNNITLLQKNITLTSTENVSTSIGLDYNRGGFGVDGGMADATLSSGISSLAINSATTDYAYAAAGVSDYVEVEVNNLDVNKGYRFNIFATRSSINQDRITEYTIVGANTSVGQLQTSGTSLGTVGHVYGNLGLYSSSLVYPNNEGKITITATRAAGDFCYIGDIRIEEFSKNPISEALLYIPQDEDFAFFNLPVSLINFDVSLKQQNALLEWSTASETNNDYFLVEHSTDGRNWENVTQIHGAGNSNIQIDYSYLDEHLTKGKHYYRLTQVDFDGKSETFAIKFVQVGVINQNNLRVNCYPNPIQQEGVINISLQQKNENDIYLSLININGVQVQKERLSPSPAPIKWHLNSTQKGIYFLKISVGSKQVIKKISIQ from the coding sequence ATGAAAGAAATGAAAGATTTACTGCAACTATCTTCTACTTTTACACTCTGTGTTAAATACATCTTCTGCCTTATCCTATTTATTGTAAATATTTCAGAAGCTCAAATACCTAGTGGTTTCCAATGGGAACAAGAATTTTTAGTAGACTTTGGAAATGTTACTCAAAGTAGTGGTAACTGGAACAATATCACTTTAGATAATACCCCGCAAACAATAAGTAACTCTTCAGGTACAGCATCCTTATATAGTTTAGAAATGACTGAAGGTTTTTTTGGGAATAATGGAGCCTTATCAGATGCTAGTCTATCTATCGGTTTAGGTAATTTAGCAGAAAATACCGCTACATCAGATTATGTTTACTCAGGCATTTCCAATGGTGTAGAAATCATTTTCTCAAACCTAGATCCTGATAAATATTATAGACTCAATATTTTTGCTACGAGAGATGCATCAGATACTAGAACAACAGAATTTACATTTTCTGGCGCTACATCTTCAGTAGGTTCTTTACAGACTTCTGGAGCAGGAATTGGTGGTTCTTCACATACAGATGGTAATTTATCACTTTATAATACAGATGCTATTCAACCAGATGCTTCAGGAAATATTACATTAGCAGGAAAATACACTACAGGAGTTTTTACATATTTAGGTGCAGCTCGTTTAGTGGAGTATTCTGCAATCTCCCCTTCATCTTCATTTTTAATTGATTTTGGAACTACTGAAATTGTTGGAACCGACGCCAATGGAAATACATGGAATACATCCAACTATTCAAATGATCCAATAAATAATTTATTAAAATCAGACGGTTCATCAACTACTTACCAGATGAATGTTACAAGTGGTTGGGGCTTAGGCTCTACTTCTGGCTTAAGTGATGCATCTTTAGGAAATGATCTAGCTGAATTAGGCATTAACAATGCAACCTCTGATTATGCTATTAGAACCTCCGGAGATATCACTATAGATTTCACCAATTTAGACACTTCTAAAGCATATCGTTTTAAAATATTCGGATCAAGAAATGTAGCTGCAGATAATAGTACAGAAATAACAATTAGTGGAGCTTCTAGTACAAATGGTCAATTTCAGTCTTCGTCTACATCTACTATTGGAACAACAGGGTATTTAAATGGGAATCTTGATGTTTATACTACAGATTACATTTTTCCTGATAATGGAAATACAATTACATTAACTGCTGCAATTGTAAGTGGACAAATCAATATTAATGCTATAAAATTAGAAGAATATAGTGCTGAAACATCTGAACAAGATTTCCTTGTTGATTTTGGAGATTTAGAAGAAACATCTAGCCCAGATGTCAACAATAATTATTGGAACAATATCACTCTACTTCAAAAAAATATTACATTAACTTCTACTGAAAATGTTTCTACATCAATTGGTCTTGATTATAACAGAGGTGGTTTTGGTGTAGATGGAGGAATGGCAGACGCAACACTTTCTAGTGGAATTAGTAGTTTAGCTATTAATTCTGCAACAACAGATTATGCCTATGCTGCTGCTGGTGTTTCGGATTATGTGGAAGTAGAAGTAAATAATTTAGATGTAAATAAAGGCTATAGGTTTAATATCTTCGCTACACGTTCTTCAATTAATCAAGACCGTATAACGGAGTATACAATAGTTGGAGCAAATACTTCTGTTGGACAACTTCAAACTTCAGGAACCTCATTAGGAACAGTTGGACATGTTTATGGAAACTTAGGTCTGTACTCATCAAGTTTAGTTTATCCTAATAACGAAGGAAAAATTACAATTACAGCAACAAGGGCTGCAGGTGATTTTTGTTACATTGGTGATATTAGAATTGAAGAATTCTCTAAAAATCCTATTTCAGAAGCTCTTTTATATATTCCACAAGACGAAGATTTCGCATTTTTCAATCTACCTGTATCTCTTATAAATTTTGATGTATCGCTAAAACAACAAAATGCATTATTAGAATGGAGCACAGCTTCTGAGACAAATAATGATTATTTCTTAGTGGAACATTCTACTGATGGTAGAAATTGGGAAAATGTTACTCAAATACATGGTGCTGGTAATTCAAACATACAAATTGATTATAGTTACCTTGATGAGCATCTTACAAAAGGCAAGCACTATTACAGGTTAACACAAGTGGATTTTGATGGAAAAAGCGAAACTTTTGCGATTAAATTCGTTCAAGTTGGGGTGATAAATCAAAATAATTTACGTGTAAATTGTTACCCTAATCCTATTCAACAAGAAGGAGTTATCAACATTTCTTTGCAACAAAAAAATGAAAATGATATTTATTTATCACTTATCAACATTAACGGAGTTCAAGTACAGAAAGAACGATTATCTCCTTCTCCAGCACCAATAAAATGGCATTTAAACAGTACTCAAAAAGGAATATATTTTCTCAAAATTTCAGTCGGGTCAAAACAGGTGATTAAAAAAATTAGCATTCAATAA